The DNA window CACCATTGCATCATTGACGCCGCCTTTTCCAACTTGAAAAATTGGGGATAGATGATGTGCTTGACTACGTAAAAATCTTTTTTGTTTACCTGTTAACATAATTTCCTCCTAATTGCTCTGTCAATCTTAAAATCATTTCATCTGAATCTGGATTCAATTCATTCCAATATGAAAAGGCTAGTGCTCCTTGATGAACAAGCATGCCTAGGCCATTAATTGTTCGAACATTGTATTTTTCGGCATCCTCTAAAAATGGGGTAACTAAAGGATTATATACAATATCTGCAACAATTGCATCTTCTTTTATTTTATTTAGCTGAATTGGTAACGTTGTTGAGTTGCTTTTCATACCTAATGAAGTCGTTTGAACAATAATATCAAATAGTTCTAAATTGTCTTCTGCCGCTTGTAAAGTCAATGCTTGTCCAATTTGTAAATCTTCCACCAGTTTTTCTGCATTCGCATACGTGCGATTTGCAATAGCAATATTTTTAAAGCCTCTTTGCTTGAACGCATGGACAATACCTCTTGCTGCACCACCTGCACCTAGCATTAAGATACGATCCTTTGCTTTAATAGGGCCGAGGGATTGGATAAAACCCAACCCATCCGTATTGTAGCCAACAAATTTACCATCTACTGTTTTCACAACCGTATTTACTGCTCCAATGTGTATAGCAGACTCATCAATTTCATCTAAAAAAGGAATAATTGCTTCTTTATACGGTACGGTCACATTCCAACCGCTGCAACC is part of the Psychrobacillus sp. FSL H8-0483 genome and encodes:
- the aroE gene encoding shikimate dehydrogenase; this encodes MKKWFAVIGNPIAHSLSPYMHDTWLQELEIEATYIPIHVEEGKLEVAVQALKLLGCSGWNVTVPYKEAIIPFLDEIDESAIHIGAVNTVVKTVDGKFVGYNTDGLGFIQSLGPIKAKDRILMLGAGGAARGIVHAFKQRGFKNIAIANRTYANAEKLVEDLQIGQALTLQAAEDNLELFDIIVQTTSLGMKSNSTTLPIQLNKIKEDAIVADIVYNPLVTPFLEDAEKYNVRTINGLGMLVHQGALAFSYWNELNPDSDEMILRLTEQLGGNYVNR